A region from the Nostoc sp. HK-01 genome encodes:
- a CDS encoding aspartate-semialdehyde dehydrogenase codes for MSKIYRVAILGATGAVGTELLELLESRNFPISELKLLASERSVGRSLKFKGETLVVEPVSDRALENLDLVLASAGGSTSKKWAPVAVEKGAVVIDNSSAFRMNPEVPLIVPEVNPQAAASHQGIIANPNCTTILLAVAIWPLHQVKPIQRIIAATYQSASGAGAKAMAEVKTQAAAILQGQEPVAEVLPYPLAFNLFPHNTPMNDFGYCEEEMKMVNETRKIFGTQEIRISATCVRVPVLRAHSEAINLEFTTPFSPDTAREILSHSPGVKLVEDWRANHFPMPIEATGRDEVLVGRIRQDISHPCGLELWLCGDQIRKGAALNAVQIAELLVEKNLLKSAQAYISQ; via the coding sequence TTGTCTAAAATATATCGTGTAGCTATTTTGGGTGCGACTGGTGCTGTGGGTACAGAGTTGCTGGAATTATTAGAAAGCCGAAATTTTCCGATTTCGGAATTAAAATTACTGGCATCTGAACGCAGTGTAGGTCGATCGCTTAAATTTAAAGGAGAAACTTTAGTAGTAGAACCAGTCAGCGATCGCGCTTTAGAAAATCTAGATTTGGTATTGGCTAGTGCTGGCGGTTCCACATCAAAAAAATGGGCTCCCGTAGCCGTTGAAAAAGGCGCAGTCGTCATCGATAACTCCAGTGCTTTTCGGATGAATCCGGAAGTGCCGTTGATTGTACCAGAAGTTAATCCCCAAGCCGCAGCCTCTCATCAAGGCATTATCGCCAATCCCAACTGCACGACAATTTTGTTGGCAGTGGCAATTTGGCCATTGCATCAAGTAAAACCAATCCAACGCATTATTGCTGCCACATACCAATCAGCTAGTGGTGCTGGTGCCAAAGCAATGGCAGAAGTCAAAACTCAAGCTGCTGCTATTCTTCAAGGACAGGAACCAGTCGCGGAAGTATTACCATACCCATTAGCATTTAATTTATTTCCTCATAACACCCCCATGAATGATTTTGGGTACTGTGAGGAAGAAATGAAAATGGTGAATGAAACGCGAAAAATTTTTGGTACGCAGGAAATTAGAATTAGTGCCACTTGTGTACGGGTTCCCGTACTGCGAGCCCATTCAGAAGCAATTAACCTAGAATTTACTACTCCATTTAGTCCAGATACTGCTAGAGAAATTTTAAGCCACTCTCCTGGGGTGAAATTGGTAGAAGATTGGCGGGCAAATCATTTTCCTATGCCCATAGAAGCAACTGGACGGGATGAAGTTTTAGTGGGTAGAATTCGCCAAGATATTTCTCATCCGTGCGGTTTAGAATTATGGCTTTGTGGTGATCAAATTCGCAAAGGCGCAGCGTTGAATGCAGTTCAAATTGCTGAATTATTAGTGGAAAAAAATCTTCTCAAGTCAGCACAAGCATACATCTCTCAGTAG
- the dapA gene encoding dihydrodipicolinate synthase, with the protein MGDFGKVLTAMITPFKADGSVNYGVAAELAAHLANNGTDTLVICGTTGESPTLTWEEEYQLFLEVLQAVSGKAKVIAGCGSNSTKEAISATQKAAKIGVHGTLQVVPYYNKPPQAGLYQHFQAIAQACPDIPLLLYNVPGRTGQNLSAETVAKLAEIDNIVGIKEASGNLDQASEIRRLTSQEFQIYAGDDSLTLPLLALGATGIVSVASHLVGNQLQQMIQAFSAGKIAEARDIHLQLFPLFKALFITTNPIPIKQALKLQGWEVGSTRLPLCDADSEVSQKLEAVLQKLNLI; encoded by the coding sequence GTGGGAGATTTTGGTAAAGTTTTAACCGCTATGATCACGCCGTTCAAAGCAGACGGTAGTGTTAACTATGGTGTAGCCGCAGAATTAGCAGCTCATCTAGCTAACAACGGAACAGATACGTTGGTGATATGCGGTACAACAGGAGAATCCCCAACCCTAACTTGGGAAGAGGAATACCAGCTATTTTTAGAAGTCTTGCAGGCCGTGTCCGGCAAAGCCAAAGTAATAGCAGGATGTGGTTCCAATTCCACCAAAGAAGCGATCTCGGCTACTCAAAAGGCAGCTAAAATAGGAGTACACGGTACATTACAAGTTGTACCCTATTATAATAAACCGCCCCAAGCTGGATTATATCAACACTTTCAGGCAATTGCCCAAGCTTGCCCTGATATCCCGCTGTTGTTATATAACGTTCCTGGTCGTACTGGACAGAATCTCAGTGCAGAAACAGTTGCCAAATTAGCAGAAATCGATAATATTGTTGGAATCAAAGAAGCCAGTGGTAATTTAGATCAGGCAAGTGAAATCCGTCGCTTGACATCACAAGAATTTCAGATTTACGCTGGAGATGATTCCCTCACACTGCCCTTGTTAGCGCTGGGGGCAACGGGGATAGTCAGTGTGGCTTCTCATCTGGTAGGCAACCAACTACAGCAGATGATTCAAGCTTTTAGTGCGGGAAAAATTGCAGAGGCCAGAGATATTCATCTTCAACTATTCCCGTTATTTAAAGCTTTATTTATCACTACAAATCCCATTCCCATTAAACAAGCACTTAAACTTCAAGGTTGGGAGGTTGGTTCAACACGTCTGCCGCTATGTGATGCTGACTCAGAAGTTAGCCAAAAACTAGAGGCGGTGCTTCAGAAACTAAATTTAATTTAG
- a CDS encoding peptidoglycan-binding domain 1: MEAIGYLHVASAYEASENIEIVSIKWEFKFLHWPKLSSPVAMRLLSVALTIGILNLADQTLALQQVGSRGTAVTNIQKCLKNLGYFNGPLTGKFANLTQQAVISFQKAKGLAVDGIVGAKTQQALQQSCQSEIKGESSNGQLRVGSRGQAVSQLQQNLRQLGYFNDPKTGYFGSQTRQALIRFQQAAQIPANGVFDSRTAQALQSNLSVGGEYPLLSEGSNGPEVTKLQQRLRDLGYFKMNPTGNFRSITKNAVIAFQRKAGLPATGVANAQTWDALYNSAQVPGSNNAGSQQVRDVQQLLQDLGYYNGTPTGTVGTLTRDAIAQFQRDKGLPVDGIVDAQLLKAVRQAWEAKYSNQPSRTVIAMGAKGENVKAVQERLSQLGYFNRSLDGVFGEYTKNSVLEFQKDYRLNPTGKVDGQTWQALGFDNSVATNRPVSNRYYVAAVPMQNSDTLDKVRRFVPNAFPDMSMSGNYVNAGAFSDRSVAENLTKMLRSKGLNAKVQFI, translated from the coding sequence ATGGAAGCCATTGGTTATCTTCATGTTGCCTCAGCCTACGAAGCATCAGAAAATATTGAGATTGTATCGATAAAATGGGAATTCAAATTTTTGCATTGGCCTAAACTTTCTAGCCCAGTTGCTATGCGTCTTTTATCTGTAGCACTGACTATAGGCATTTTAAATTTAGCTGACCAAACTTTAGCACTCCAGCAAGTAGGGAGTCGTGGCACAGCCGTCACCAATATTCAGAAGTGCTTAAAAAATTTAGGTTATTTTAATGGCCCGCTAACTGGTAAGTTTGCAAATTTAACTCAGCAAGCTGTCATCAGCTTTCAAAAAGCCAAAGGACTAGCTGTTGATGGAATAGTTGGTGCTAAAACTCAACAAGCTTTGCAACAATCATGCCAAAGTGAAATCAAGGGTGAAAGTAGCAATGGCCAATTGCGCGTTGGTAGTAGAGGTCAAGCTGTTTCCCAATTACAACAAAATTTACGCCAGTTGGGCTATTTTAATGACCCCAAAACTGGCTATTTTGGTTCACAAACTCGTCAAGCACTTATCAGATTTCAGCAAGCTGCTCAAATTCCCGCTAACGGAGTTTTTGATAGTCGCACAGCACAAGCGCTACAAAGTAATTTAAGTGTGGGTGGTGAATATCCCCTTCTCTCTGAAGGTAGCAATGGCCCAGAGGTGACAAAATTACAACAACGTTTGCGAGATTTAGGTTACTTCAAGATGAATCCCACTGGGAATTTTAGAAGTATTACCAAAAATGCCGTAATTGCATTTCAGCGCAAAGCAGGCCTACCAGCCACCGGAGTTGCTAATGCTCAAACTTGGGATGCACTATATAATTCTGCTCAGGTGCCAGGTAGCAATAATGCAGGGAGTCAGCAAGTCAGAGATGTGCAACAACTTCTACAAGATTTAGGATACTACAATGGTACTCCTACAGGTACTGTCGGTACACTAACACGAGATGCGATCGCCCAATTTCAGCGAGACAAAGGACTCCCAGTCGATGGAATTGTTGATGCTCAACTATTGAAAGCTGTGCGCCAAGCCTGGGAAGCGAAATATTCTAATCAACCCAGCAGAACAGTTATCGCAATGGGTGCAAAAGGAGAAAATGTCAAAGCAGTTCAAGAGCGTTTGTCGCAACTAGGTTACTTTAATCGGTCTTTGGATGGGGTTTTTGGTGAATATACGAAAAATTCTGTCCTAGAATTCCAAAAAGATTATCGCCTAAATCCCACTGGGAAAGTAGATGGGCAAACTTGGCAAGCATTAGGCTTTGATAATTCTGTGGCGACAAATCGTCCTGTGAGTAATCGTTATTATGTAGCAGCCGTGCCGATGCAAAATAGTGATACCCTCGATAAAGTACGGCGCTTTGTCCCCAATGCTTTCCCAGATATGTCTATGTCAGGAAATTATGTGAATGCTGGAGCATTTAGCGATCGCTCCGTGGCTGAAAATCTCACAAAAATGTTACGCTCCAAAGGCTTAAATGCTAAGGTGCAATTTATTTAG
- a CDS encoding polypeptide deformylase, whose amino-acid sequence MPSEIAVEKKKLKNPPLKLHYLGDRALRQPAKRITKIDDELRQLVREMLQTMYSSDGIGLAAPQVGIHKQLIVIDCEPDNPDNPPLVLINPTIKQVSQEICVAQEGCLSIPNVYMDVKRPEVVEVAYKDEYGRPQTLKATDLLGRCIQHEMDHLNGVVFVDRVENSLTLAQELSKNGFSYQAVKPVS is encoded by the coding sequence ATGCCCTCTGAAATTGCTGTTGAGAAAAAAAAGTTAAAAAATCCGCCGTTGAAACTGCACTATCTGGGCGATCGCGCATTGCGTCAACCTGCGAAACGCATTACAAAAATTGATGATGAACTGCGGCAACTGGTACGCGAAATGTTGCAAACTATGTACAGCAGTGATGGCATTGGTTTGGCTGCGCCCCAGGTAGGTATTCATAAACAACTCATTGTCATCGATTGCGAACCAGATAACCCAGACAATCCACCACTAGTATTAATTAATCCCACAATTAAACAGGTAAGCCAAGAAATCTGCGTCGCTCAAGAAGGATGTTTGAGCATTCCTAACGTTTATATGGATGTGAAGCGTCCAGAAGTTGTAGAAGTTGCTTACAAAGATGAATATGGTCGCCCCCAGACATTAAAAGCGACAGATTTACTCGGACGCTGCATTCAACATGAGATGGATCACCTCAACGGTGTAGTATTTGTAGACCGGGTAGAGAATTCCTTGACTTTGGCACAGGAGTTATCTAAAAATGGCTTCTCGTATCAAGCGGTGAAACCAGTATCATAG
- a CDS encoding dienelactone hydrolase — protein MAELAISTAWVKLLQNNLQISAYLAQPEEPGTYPGIVVLQEIFGVNTHIRDVTERIAKLGYVAIAPALFDRFAPDFETGYTPEDIEVGRKYAWEQAKAPELLNDIQSAIDYLKALPQVKQDAIGCVGFCFGGHVAYLAATLPDIKATASFYGARITTNTPGGGAATLRRTPEISGTLYAFFGREDASIPPEQTEEIEAELEKYKIPHRVFRYDGADHGFFCDRRASYNPKAAADAWIQVQQLFSQLN, from the coding sequence ATGGCAGAACTAGCAATCAGCACTGCCTGGGTGAAACTTTTACAAAATAATCTGCAAATATCGGCTTATTTAGCACAGCCAGAAGAACCCGGTACTTATCCCGGAATTGTGGTTTTACAAGAAATTTTTGGTGTGAATACCCATATTCGAGATGTGACCGAGCGAATTGCCAAGTTAGGGTATGTAGCGATCGCACCTGCACTGTTTGATCGGTTTGCTCCCGATTTTGAAACTGGTTACACTCCAGAAGATATTGAAGTTGGCAGAAAATACGCTTGGGAGCAAGCTAAAGCACCAGAATTACTCAACGATATTCAATCAGCCATTGATTATCTCAAAGCTCTGCCACAAGTCAAACAGGATGCCATTGGTTGTGTTGGCTTCTGTTTTGGCGGTCATGTAGCTTATCTTGCTGCTACCTTACCTGATATTAAAGCCACGGCATCTTTTTATGGTGCTAGAATTACGACCAACACACCAGGCGGGGGTGCTGCCACTTTGAGGCGTACTCCTGAGATTTCCGGCACACTTTACGCCTTTTTTGGCAGGGAAGATGCCAGTATTCCCCCGGAACAAACAGAAGAAATTGAAGCAGAGTTAGAAAAATACAAAATTCCTCATCGTGTCTTCCGCTACGATGGAGCTGACCACGGATTTTTTTGCGATCGTCGTGCCAGCTATAATCCAAAGGCTGCTGCTGATGCTTGGATTCAGGTACAACAATTGTTTAGTCAATTGAACTGA
- a CDS encoding SSU ribosomal protein S1P, producing MNSESNLSQKANSSFTMDDFAQALEKHDYQFQKGQVVHGKVFQLDPDGAYVDIGGKASAYIPRDEASLRAVTDLSEVLPLQEELEFLIIREQDAEGQVTLSRRQLEIQHIWEKLVQMQENSQTIQVRVTGVNKGGVTVDFQSLRGFIPRSHLAERDNLEALKGHTLTAGFLEVDRNSKKLVLSQRLAARSSNFSLLEIGQLVEGKITGIKPFGVFVDLNGMSALLHIKQVSQKFIESLEKVFQVGQTIKAVIIDLDEGKGRVAISTRILENFPGEVLENIEEVMASAEARAHRAANKSAE from the coding sequence ATGAATTCCGAATCGAATCTATCTCAAAAAGCCAATTCGTCTTTTACAATGGACGATTTTGCCCAAGCACTAGAAAAACACGACTACCAGTTTCAAAAGGGACAGGTGGTTCACGGTAAAGTGTTCCAACTTGACCCTGATGGCGCTTATGTCGATATTGGTGGCAAAGCATCAGCGTATATTCCCCGCGATGAGGCTTCTTTGAGAGCAGTAACCGATTTATCGGAGGTGCTGCCGTTACAAGAAGAATTAGAGTTTTTGATTATCCGAGAACAGGATGCAGAAGGTCAAGTCACTCTTTCTCGACGGCAGTTAGAAATTCAACACATCTGGGAAAAATTGGTGCAAATGCAAGAGAATTCCCAGACAATACAAGTCAGGGTAACAGGTGTGAATAAAGGTGGTGTCACTGTTGATTTTCAATCTTTGCGGGGGTTTATTCCGCGATCACATTTAGCTGAACGTGATAACTTAGAAGCACTGAAAGGTCATACTTTAACCGCTGGCTTTTTGGAAGTAGATCGCAACAGTAAAAAACTCGTACTTTCTCAACGTTTAGCTGCTCGTTCAAGTAACTTTAGTTTGTTAGAAATTGGTCAGCTAGTTGAAGGTAAAATAACTGGCATTAAACCATTTGGGGTATTTGTTGATTTAAATGGGATGAGTGCCTTGCTACACATTAAGCAAGTCAGCCAAAAATTTATCGAATCTCTCGAAAAAGTCTTCCAAGTTGGTCAAACCATTAAAGCTGTAATTATTGACTTGGATGAAGGCAAAGGTAGAGTGGCAATTTCTACGAGAATTTTAGAAAACTTCCCTGGCGAAGTGTTGGAAAATATTGAGGAAGTGATGGCTTCCGCAGAAGCACGCGCTCATCGTGCAGCAAATAAGTCGGCTGAATAG